In Thiomonas arsenitoxydans, the genomic stretch GCGACAGCTTGCGCAGCAGCTCGGCAATGCCGCCCAGCTCGGCCGGGTTGAGCCCGGCGCCGATTTCATCGACCAGCAGCAGCTTCGGCCCCGTGGCCAGCGCGCGCCCCAGATCGAGCAGCTTTTGCTGGTTGACCGTGAGCGAACCCGCCAGCTTGTCGGCCTGCTCGTCCAACTCGATGTCGTGCAGGATGGCGTTGATGTCCACCGCGCCCGCGGCATGGCCGAAGTGCGCAGCCACTTCAATGTTCTCGCGCACCGTCATATCGCGAAAGGTCTTGGGCACCTGAAAAGTGCGGTTGATGCCGAGCTGCGCCAGCTTGTGCATCGGCACCTTGTGCACCGGCTTGCCGTCGAACGCAATACTGCCGCTGTCGGCGCGGTACAGGCCCGAGATGACATTGATGGTCGTGGTCTTGCCCGAGCCGTTGGGCCCGACCAGACCGACGATCTCGCCCGGCGCGAGGCTGAAGCTCACGTCGTTGAGCACCACATGGCCGCCGAAGCGCTTGTTCACGCCCTGAAGCTGAAGGAGGGTTTCAGAAGACACGCACACCCCTCCGCGTCAACAGCGACAGCACGCCGCCGGGCATGAACAACACCAGCAGCACGATGAGCCCGCCGTAGATCAACTGGAAATACTGCGGCTCTGAAATGCCGATCGCCGAATACAAGCTGTAAAGCACTCCCGCGCCGATGATGGGGCCGATGACCGTGCCCACCCCGCCAAACAACGAGAACACGATGGCGAACACCGAAATCTGCAAGGTGAACACCGCTTCGGGATAGAACACCGACAGATTCCACGCATAGGCCCCGCCGGCCAAGCCGGCCACGCCAGCCGAAATCAGCCAGGTGATGAGCCGGGCGCGCACGATGTTGATGCCGACCATGGACGCGCTCACCGGGTCTTGCCTCATGGCGCGCAGCCCCATGCCGAAGGCCGAGACGCGAAAGTAGGCGGCCAGCGCGGTGGCCAGAACCAGCACCGCCAGCATGGTGTGATAACTCGCGCTAGGCGCGTACACCTGTTCGATCTTCAGCCCGTAAGGCCCGCCGGTGATGTCGGCCAGATTGGTGTTGGAAACCACGAAATACAGAATCTGCGACGCCGCCAGGCTGGCGATGGAAAAGTAAGCGCCCGAGAGCCGCAGCAGCGGCCCGAGAATCAGCCCCATCACCACCGCAGCGAGCCCGCCTCCCACCACGCACAGCAGCACCGGCAGACCGCTGTGCAGCACCAGCAGCGAGGTGGCATAAGCGCCGCAGCCGAAAAAGCCCACATAACCGAAGGGCAAGTAGCCGGTAAATCCATAGAGCAGATTCAGGCCCTGCGCGAGCACGATGAAAGTCATCAGCGTGAACAG encodes the following:
- a CDS encoding ABC transporter ATP-binding protein, whose amino-acid sequence is MSSETLLQLQGVNKRFGGHVVLNDVSFSLAPGEIVGLVGPNGSGKTTTINVISGLYRADSGSIAFDGKPVHKVPMHKLAQLGINRTFQVPKTFRDMTVRENIEVAAHFGHAAGAVDINAILHDIELDEQADKLAGSLTVNQQKLLDLGRALATGPKLLLVDEIGAGLNPAELGGIAELLRKLSQRGIALIVVEHLMAFLGSITQRVIVLGAGRMLFEGSLDAASQHPEVVAAFFGGQA
- a CDS encoding branched-chain amino acid ABC transporter permease → MSEHSLLQRWRPGLIVLALLIAVFLFLPHVYGNESLLFTLMTFIVLAQGLNLLYGFTGYLPFGYVGFFGCGAYATSLLVLHSGLPVLLCVVGGGLAAVVMGLILGPLLRLSGAYFSIASLAASQILYFVVSNTNLADITGGPYGLKIEQVYAPSASYHTMLAVLVLATALAAYFRVSAFGMGLRAMRQDPVSASMVGINIVRARLITWLISAGVAGLAGGAYAWNLSVFYPEAVFTLQISVFAIVFSLFGGVGTVIGPIIGAGVLYSLYSAIGISEPQYFQLIYGGLIVLLVLFMPGGVLSLLTRRGVRVF